The uncultured Dysgonomonas sp. genome contains the following window.
GAGTGAAATGAACCTAAAATCGGAAGTAGAGCAGCTTTTAGCTGAAATTGACAGAACCCACCGATACTCGATGAGTAAGATATATAATCTTGCGAATAGAGTGTTTAATAAAAAAGACATACCTCAGTCGTGTGCTAGCTGCCTGATACGAAAAGCCCGTGAACTAAGGGGGTGGCTCAATATGCAGGAAAGTGAAACGGAAGTACCGAAATCAGCGGTAGAAACTCAGGCAAAGAAGAGAAAAAGTAAGAAAACGGGGGAGGGAAAAGTATAAAATACGACAGTTAATACTCCTTTTCCTATTACTCACATTAAATACAAAAATATATGACAACAGTAAATTCCCTAATACGCCAAAAAAGAACAAAACAACAGCTATATACCGATCCCGAAATGCTACTTTCCAAGGCATTTGAATACTTTACCTGGTGTGAAGAAAATCCGTGGCTGAAAAAAGAACTGATGCGTTCGGGCGAAAAGAAAGGTGAATTCTTAGAGACGCCCCTACCAAGACCATTTACTCTCTCGGGCATGTGTGTATACTGCGGCATCAGCGAATCTACATTTATGCGGTACGGCAAGGATGAAGAGATGCGCGATGCAGCAGCCCATATTCTGGGTATAATCCGTCAGAGCTATATCGAAGGTGCTATATTGGGAGAATATAGCGCGACATTTGTGACGAATCTGCTCGAAGATTTATATTAGAATAATTAAGAATGAAGAATGAAGAATACGAGTGGCTTGCACCATTCTTCATTCTTCATTACCTAAATACTCTGTTTATTATATTCAGCACCGGGCCTGTCATAAACGTAGTCACCAGTGCCATTATCACCATCATGGCAAATATTTCGGCATTGAGCACGCCCAGATCATAACCGATATTGAGTACCACCAGTTCCATCAGTCCGCGTGTATTCATCAATGTACCTATGGTAAGACTGTCCTTCCAGCTTTGCCCTACATACTTTGCAGCTACCGCGCTGCCTACAAACTTGCCGAATACAGCCACAAGGATTATCACACCGGTTATTATCCACAGATAAGAGTCGTTGAGCAATCCTATTTCGGTACGCAGCCCCGTGATGACGAAGAATAACGGCAACAGGAGCACTAGGGCCACATCTTCTATCTTGTCTATAAACATGCTCCTGAAACGTGGATTGCTAGGCATGATAACACCGGCCATAAATGCACCGAACAGGGCGTGGATGCCGATAATCTCGGTGACAAACGAAGAACAGAGCAATACAAGGAAGAATATGGCAATAGCCGATTGTTTAAAACCCTTTTCTGTCTTTAAGGATTCTGCCGTCTTTTTGAGGAAGGGACGCACAACCTTTATCATAAATGCTACATAAGCTATAGCCAGCAGGATGGTATAAATAGAACTGACAAACGAACCGGCCTTCACAATGGCAATCACAGCTGCCAGCAGGCACCATGCAGTGATATCGTCGGCCGCGGCACAGGTGATAACAATTGCTCCCAGTTTGGTCTTGTGTATCCCGCGTTCCTGAATGATGCGTGCCAGCACCGGAAATGCGGTTATACTCATCGATATACCCAGAAACAGACCGAACGACATGAATGAAATGCCATCAGGAGCGAATGACGAATATATGAAATAGGCAAGCGCTATACCTGCCGCAAAAGGGATTATAATACTGGCATGGCTGATAACAACAGCTTCGTGAGCCTTGGTCTTCAATACCTTCAGATTGAGCTCCATACCTACAATAAACATAAACAAGACAAGTCCTATCTGACTCAGCACCTGTAGGCTGGCAAGTGATTTCACAGGGAATATAAATTCGGATACTTCCGGCAGGTATAGCCCTAATAATGAAGGGCCGAGTACGATTCCCGCAATTATTTCACCTACTACCACGGGTTGTCCGATCTTATTGAAGAGCCATCCGAATACACGTGCAAAAACAATAATGATAGTTATCTGCAACAACAAGATACCCGCAGGATGTTGTATATTGGAAACAAATGAATCAAAGAAATCCTGTAACGAACTCCCTGTAGCCACATTATCTATAACATGCCGTCCGGCTTCGAGACCTTTGCCTTGGGTGATAATCCAGTAAACGAGAAAGGAAAATCCTCCGATAATGAGGATGTAGAAAAATACAGTCCTGAACTTTTTCACAAATTCCATAGTTGTGTGCGTGTTTTTATTATTAGTGATTTTTCATGTGGAAAAAGAAGTGAAGATTCGATCAGTAAACTTTACATATTTCTCCGCATATGTTTTATAACAGTTAAATAATAAATGCTGTTTAACTGAAAATGTTAAAAATAATCGGTTATAGAGCACAAAAGTAAAAAAATAAATATATCAAATACATTCTCATACCAAATCTTTCATGTGTTTAACTAAGAATATATCGGCT
Protein-coding sequences here:
- a CDS encoding terminase small subunit, encoding MTTVNSLIRQKRTKQQLYTDPEMLLSKAFEYFTWCEENPWLKKELMRSGEKKGEFLETPLPRPFTLSGMCVYCGISESTFMRYGKDEEMRDAAAHILGIIRQSYIEGAILGEYSATFVTNLLEDLY
- a CDS encoding cation:proton antiporter translates to MEFVKKFRTVFFYILIIGGFSFLVYWIITQGKGLEAGRHVIDNVATGSSLQDFFDSFVSNIQHPAGILLLQITIIIVFARVFGWLFNKIGQPVVVGEIIAGIVLGPSLLGLYLPEVSEFIFPVKSLASLQVLSQIGLVLFMFIVGMELNLKVLKTKAHEAVVISHASIIIPFAAGIALAYFIYSSFAPDGISFMSFGLFLGISMSITAFPVLARIIQERGIHKTKLGAIVITCAAADDITAWCLLAAVIAIVKAGSFVSSIYTILLAIAYVAFMIKVVRPFLKKTAESLKTEKGFKQSAIAIFFLVLLCSSFVTEIIGIHALFGAFMAGVIMPSNPRFRSMFIDKIEDVALVLLLPLFFVITGLRTEIGLLNDSYLWIITGVIILVAVFGKFVGSAVAAKYVGQSWKDSLTIGTLMNTRGLMELVVLNIGYDLGVLNAEIFAMMVIMALVTTFMTGPVLNIINRVFR